A window from Micromonospora profundi encodes these proteins:
- a CDS encoding type II toxin-antitoxin system TacA family antitoxin: MSAKAERLHLRVDQQQKALLEAASQASGDSVSTFVLKAATEAAADVLADRRVFVLDEDAWRVFDEALQEPAQDVAGLRELLTGPTVLDPPADGASR, encoded by the coding sequence GTGAGTGCTAAGGCAGAGCGACTGCACCTGCGGGTCGACCAGCAGCAGAAGGCGTTGCTGGAGGCGGCGAGTCAGGCGTCCGGGGACAGCGTGTCGACGTTCGTGTTGAAGGCGGCGACCGAAGCCGCGGCGGATGTGCTCGCCGACCGGCGGGTGTTCGTGCTGGACGAGGACGCCTGGCGCGTCTTCGATGAGGCGTTGCAGGAGCCGGCGCAGGACGTCGCCGGGCTGCGGGAGCTGTTGACCGGTCCAACGGTGCTCGACCCGCCGGCAGATGGTGCGTCGCGGTGA
- a CDS encoding GNAT family N-acetyltransferase, producing MRSRFSAVEPLSAESAVTGFDCGSRAQSVWLVEHALQSHRAGLSRVYVVRDNEHPDQRVAGYYALAAGSVAPADASPRLQQGAGRYHQPVVILTRLGVDRSAQGVGLGRALVVDALRRIASAAEVIGVRAVLIHCETDAARDFYQRLAKFEASPTDPMHLLLLMKDLRRALSG from the coding sequence GTGAGATCCCGCTTCTCGGCCGTCGAGCCGCTGTCGGCCGAGTCCGCAGTGACCGGGTTCGACTGCGGCTCCCGCGCACAGTCGGTGTGGCTGGTCGAGCATGCCCTACAAAGCCACCGAGCGGGCTTGTCCCGGGTGTACGTGGTGCGTGACAACGAGCACCCGGATCAGCGAGTGGCCGGCTACTACGCGCTGGCTGCCGGTAGTGTCGCTCCCGCCGATGCCTCGCCTCGCCTACAGCAGGGGGCCGGCCGCTACCACCAACCGGTGGTGATCCTGACTCGGCTCGGAGTCGACCGCAGCGCCCAGGGCGTCGGTCTTGGTCGAGCGCTTGTGGTCGACGCCCTGCGGCGTATCGCCTCCGCCGCCGAGGTCATCGGCGTACGCGCCGTGCTCATTCACTGTGAGACAGACGCTGCCCGCGACTTCTACCAGCGGCTGGCCAAGTTCGAGGCCAGCCCCACCGACCCCATGCACCTGCTGCTGCTGATGAAGGATCTCCGCCGGGCGCTGAGCGGCTGA
- a CDS encoding BTAD domain-containing putative transcriptional regulator — MRFRVLGPTRVLLADGRELPVGGPRLRALLALLLLNAGRIVPAERLIDGLYGEHPPHGPANALQSQVSRLRQALPAEDALVEFHQAGYRLAVDPEDVDAYRFERLAESGRRALAAGDWSHAAAVLREASELWHGPALADVLNAPAQAARLDELRLAAVEDRIEAELALGGHSALVAELRELVVAHPLRERARGQLMRVLSGLGRPAEALAEFEDARRTLAEQLGVDPSVELAAIHLAVLRGEERPATEQALPSQLTTFVGREEELKRVGDLLSERRLVTLTGPGGAGKTRLAIEAAGRAGGEVRFVELAGLTDGSDVPQAVLSALGLRDAGLRAPAEHGRHPTDRLVEALAQRRLLLVLDNCEHVVADVARLAARMLSASPSLRVLATSREPLGLAGEALCPLSGLTVPPPDVPALAVDDYAAVRLFAQRAADVVPGFAVTSANAEAVLCICRTLDGLPLAIELAAARLRALPVAEVAVRLDDRFRLLSVGSRAAPPRHRTLRAVVEWSWDLLDDDERRLARRLAVFAGGATLEAAGRVSGLPTAELVDALTGLADKSFVELTGGRYRMLETVRAFCAERLAEAGEADQLRRAHTAYFLEFAWTASDHLRGPDQVRWLRRLDAERDNLHTALRRATAAGDTAEAAGLVAALSFYWWLRGMRGEGARLAAAVLDLLGTEEPQELGEEYALCVYNASLGGFGQLSSLGSEQPLLYGLDRLPRQPFLLYLSGISNGPPAGGVEDVDDLMRHLRRLAGPDVWINALGTMGLGSAQMSTGQWEQARASLVVALDGFRSAGDRWGAMITLGALGEVAAWQGDPDTASDLLDEAMDLAEQLGSVVDRADMMRTRGEIRLRAGDLVAAHNDFAEALHLAQRSGAPEFVSASRLGLARVAQLRGDLAEARRLCEAALVGGLTGWYVGEATRTEIMLVLAQIAEAEQTAATVPGQPPSADGA; from the coding sequence ATGCGTTTCCGCGTCCTCGGGCCGACCAGGGTGCTGCTTGCCGACGGGCGAGAGCTTCCCGTGGGCGGTCCTCGGTTGCGCGCGCTCCTGGCGCTCCTCCTGCTCAATGCGGGCCGCATCGTTCCCGCCGAGCGGCTGATCGACGGCCTGTACGGCGAGCACCCACCCCATGGACCGGCCAACGCGCTCCAATCCCAGGTGTCGCGGCTGCGTCAGGCCCTGCCCGCAGAGGACGCCCTGGTTGAGTTTCACCAGGCCGGCTACCGCCTGGCGGTGGATCCCGAGGACGTCGACGCGTACCGGTTCGAGCGCCTCGCCGAGTCGGGGCGCCGCGCGCTCGCCGCTGGTGACTGGTCCCACGCGGCGGCTGTGTTGCGCGAGGCGTCGGAGTTGTGGCACGGCCCTGCTCTGGCCGATGTGCTGAACGCGCCAGCGCAGGCGGCACGGCTGGACGAGCTGCGGCTGGCCGCCGTCGAGGATCGGATCGAGGCGGAGCTGGCGTTGGGCGGGCACAGCGCGCTGGTCGCGGAGCTGCGGGAGCTCGTCGTCGCGCATCCGCTGCGGGAACGGGCGCGAGGTCAGCTCATGCGCGTCCTGTCCGGGCTGGGCAGGCCGGCCGAGGCGCTCGCCGAGTTCGAGGACGCGCGGCGCACGCTCGCCGAGCAGCTCGGCGTCGATCCTTCGGTGGAGCTTGCCGCGATCCATCTGGCGGTGCTGCGCGGTGAGGAACGCCCGGCGACCGAGCAGGCGCTCCCGAGCCAGCTCACCACCTTCGTCGGGCGGGAAGAGGAGCTGAAGCGCGTTGGTGACCTGCTCAGCGAGCGGAGACTTGTCACCCTCACCGGCCCCGGGGGAGCCGGCAAGACGCGGTTGGCGATCGAGGCGGCGGGCCGGGCCGGCGGGGAGGTCCGTTTCGTCGAGCTGGCCGGGCTGACCGACGGGTCGGACGTACCGCAGGCGGTGTTGAGTGCGCTCGGCCTGCGCGACGCGGGCCTGCGCGCCCCGGCCGAGCACGGCCGACATCCGACCGATCGGCTGGTCGAGGCGCTGGCGCAGCGGCGGCTGCTGCTCGTACTCGACAACTGCGAGCACGTCGTCGCCGACGTGGCCCGGCTTGCCGCACGGATGCTGAGCGCCAGCCCGTCGCTGCGCGTCCTGGCCACCAGCCGTGAACCGCTCGGGCTGGCCGGCGAGGCGTTGTGCCCGCTGTCCGGGCTCACAGTGCCGCCGCCCGACGTCCCGGCGCTGGCCGTCGACGACTACGCGGCGGTGCGGCTGTTCGCCCAGCGGGCCGCCGACGTCGTACCCGGCTTCGCCGTCACCTCGGCAAACGCCGAGGCGGTGCTGTGCATCTGCCGCACCCTCGACGGCCTGCCGTTGGCCATCGAGCTGGCCGCCGCGCGGCTGCGGGCGCTGCCCGTCGCCGAGGTGGCCGTCCGCCTCGACGACCGGTTCCGGCTGCTGTCGGTGGGCAGCCGGGCCGCCCCGCCGCGACACCGGACGCTGCGCGCGGTTGTCGAGTGGAGCTGGGACCTGCTCGACGACGACGAACGGAGGCTGGCCCGCCGGCTGGCTGTCTTCGCCGGCGGTGCCACGCTGGAGGCGGCCGGGCGGGTCTCCGGCCTGCCCACCGCCGAGCTTGTCGACGCGCTGACCGGTCTTGCCGACAAGTCCTTCGTGGAGCTGACCGGCGGCCGCTACCGGATGCTCGAAACCGTGCGCGCGTTCTGCGCCGAACGGCTCGCCGAGGCCGGTGAGGCCGATCAGCTGCGGCGCGCGCACACCGCGTACTTCCTGGAGTTCGCCTGGACCGCCAGTGACCACCTGCGTGGGCCGGACCAGGTGCGCTGGCTGCGACGGCTCGACGCCGAACGGGACAACCTGCACACGGCGCTGCGTCGTGCCACAGCTGCCGGTGACACGGCCGAGGCGGCCGGGCTGGTCGCGGCCCTGTCGTTCTACTGGTGGCTGCGCGGCATGCGCGGGGAGGGTGCCCGGCTGGCCGCCGCCGTCCTCGACCTGCTCGGCACCGAGGAGCCGCAAGAGCTGGGCGAGGAGTACGCCCTCTGCGTCTACAACGCCTCGCTCGGAGGGTTCGGCCAGCTGTCGTCCCTCGGGTCGGAGCAACCGCTGCTCTACGGCCTCGACCGACTGCCCCGACAGCCCTTCCTGCTGTATCTGTCGGGGATCTCGAACGGACCGCCGGCCGGCGGTGTCGAGGACGTCGACGACCTCATGCGGCACCTACGGCGGCTGGCCGGGCCGGACGTCTGGATCAACGCGCTCGGCACGATGGGGCTCGGCTCGGCGCAGATGTCGACAGGCCAGTGGGAGCAGGCCAGGGCCTCGCTCGTCGTCGCGCTCGACGGTTTCCGGAGCGCCGGAGACCGGTGGGGGGCCATGATCACACTCGGCGCGCTCGGCGAAGTCGCCGCCTGGCAGGGCGACCCGGACACGGCGAGCGACCTGCTTGACGAGGCAATGGACCTGGCCGAGCAACTGGGATCGGTCGTCGACCGGGCCGACATGATGCGTACGCGGGGCGAGATACGGCTGCGCGCCGGTGACCTCGTGGCGGCGCACAACGACTTCGCGGAAGCGCTGCACCTCGCCCAGCGCAGCGGCGCGCCGGAGTTCGTGTCCGCCTCCCGGCTCGGCCTCGCCCGGGTGGCACAGCTGCGCGGGGACCTCGCCGAGGCCCGGCGGCTCTGCGAGGCGGCGCTGGTCGGCGGGCTCACCGGCTGGTACGTCGGGGAGGCCACCCGTACGGAGATCATGCTGGTGCTCGCGCAGATCGCCGAGGCAGAGCAGACGGCCGCGACAGTGCCTGGCCAGCCGCCGTCAGCGGACGGTGCGTGA
- a CDS encoding ATP-binding cassette domain-containing protein — translation MTTFEVVAEGLGKRYGPTLALDTFDLAVPTGTVHGLLGPNGAGKTTAVRILATLLRFDTGRATVAGFDVVRRPDEVRARIGLTGQYAAVDEILTGRQNLELFGRLFRLGPKAARRRATELLERFGLDEAAGRSAGEYSGGMRRRLDLAASLIRTPRVLFLDEPTTGLDPRSRNQVWDLVRALVAEGTTVLLTTQYLEEADQLANRISVIDAGRVVAEGSPDELKSMTGGDRIEVVVRDAAQLAGAEQIVARVCGVQPERDTEIRRVSAPVADRVAGLIDVVRALDDAGIAVEDIGLRRATLDEAFLYLTGHRPDGVRGPAAREAAVA, via the coding sequence ATGACGACATTCGAAGTGGTCGCCGAGGGGCTGGGCAAGCGGTACGGCCCGACCCTCGCGCTCGACACGTTCGACCTGGCCGTGCCGACCGGTACGGTCCACGGGCTGCTCGGTCCGAACGGCGCGGGGAAGACGACTGCGGTACGTATCCTCGCCACGCTGCTGCGGTTCGACACCGGCCGGGCGACAGTGGCCGGCTTCGACGTGGTGCGTCGACCCGACGAGGTGCGTGCCCGGATCGGGCTGACCGGGCAGTACGCGGCGGTCGACGAGATCCTCACCGGCCGGCAGAACCTGGAGTTGTTCGGTCGACTGTTCCGGCTCGGCCCGAAGGCAGCCCGCAGGCGCGCCACCGAACTGCTGGAACGGTTCGGGCTCGACGAGGCGGCGGGCCGGTCCGCCGGTGAGTATTCGGGCGGGATGCGCCGTCGGCTGGATCTTGCCGCCAGCCTGATCCGTACGCCGCGTGTGCTCTTCCTCGACGAACCGACGACGGGCCTGGATCCGCGTAGCCGCAACCAGGTGTGGGACCTGGTCCGCGCCCTGGTGGCGGAGGGAACCACTGTGCTGCTGACCACGCAGTACCTGGAGGAGGCCGATCAGCTCGCCAACCGGATCTCGGTGATCGACGCCGGGCGGGTGGTCGCCGAGGGCTCGCCGGACGAGCTCAAGTCGATGACCGGCGGTGACCGGATCGAGGTGGTGGTGCGGGACGCGGCGCAGTTGGCCGGGGCGGAGCAGATCGTGGCCCGGGTGTGCGGCGTGCAGCCCGAGCGGGATACGGAGATCCGCCGGGTGAGCGCGCCTGTCGCCGACCGGGTCGCCGGCCTGATCGACGTGGTGCGGGCGTTGGACGACGCAGGCATCGCTGTCGAGGACATCGGTCTGCGCCGCGCGACGCTTGACGAGGCGTTCCTGTACCTGACCGGGCACCGGCCCGACGGGGTGCGCGGGCCGGCCGCACGAGAGGCGGCGGTGGCATGA
- a CDS encoding ABC transporter permease — protein MTTAVTDGWTMTRRNMTHVVRAPEELILYFSLPIMFVLVFGYVFGSGMQVPGGGNYREFLLPGVFVMTMLYGLGATATGVALDLNRGVVDRFRSMPMARSALLAGRSAADLIRALLEMSTLLVCGLLVGWQWRDGVGRALLAVGLLLLLRVAITWAGIYLALLVRNPDTVGVIVFPAAFPLTALSNVFVAPELMPRWIGAVAEWNPLSATVAAIRHLFGNPGLGGDSWPAENAIMLAVLWPVVLIAVFAPLAVRRYRRLSR, from the coding sequence ATGACGACGGCGGTGACCGACGGCTGGACGATGACCAGGCGGAACATGACCCACGTGGTCCGCGCGCCGGAGGAGCTGATCCTCTACTTCTCGTTGCCGATCATGTTCGTGCTGGTGTTCGGGTACGTGTTCGGCAGCGGCATGCAGGTGCCAGGTGGCGGCAACTACCGCGAGTTCCTGCTCCCGGGGGTCTTCGTGATGACGATGTTGTACGGCCTCGGCGCCACCGCTACCGGTGTGGCGCTGGACCTCAACCGGGGCGTCGTCGACCGGTTCCGGTCGATGCCGATGGCGCGTTCCGCCCTGCTGGCCGGTCGTAGCGCCGCCGACCTCATCCGTGCCCTGCTGGAGATGTCCACACTGTTGGTCTGCGGCCTGCTCGTCGGCTGGCAGTGGCGCGACGGCGTGGGGCGGGCGCTGCTCGCGGTCGGGCTGCTCCTGCTGCTGCGTGTCGCGATCACCTGGGCCGGCATTTATCTCGCGCTGCTGGTCCGCAACCCGGACACGGTAGGCGTCATCGTCTTCCCTGCGGCGTTTCCGCTGACCGCCCTCTCCAACGTCTTCGTGGCGCCCGAGTTGATGCCGCGGTGGATCGGTGCGGTAGCGGAGTGGAACCCCCTGTCGGCGACGGTGGCGGCGATCCGCCACCTGTTCGGCAATCCGGGTCTGGGCGGCGATTCCTGGCCTGCGGAGAACGCCATCATGCTGGCGGTGCTGTGGCCGGTGGTCCTGATCGCGGTGTTCGCGCCGCTGGCGGTGCGCCGCTACCGGCGGCTGAGCCGCTGA
- a CDS encoding APC family permease, producing the protein MGQLARRLGVPDAVVIGLGSMLGAGVFVVFGPAAAAAGGAGLLPALLLAGFIAYCNATSSARLAARYPESGGTYVYGRERLGPLAGFVAGWGFVVGKTASCAAMALTIGAYLWPGQARLVAVGAVLAVTAVNLRGIGKTATATKVLVAVVLAVLALVAVVGVSGGGLDLDRLGDSGGSSRGVLTAAGLLFFGFAGYARIATLGEEVRDPRRTIPRAVPLALGAVLAIYLVLAVVTLGVLGADRLADSAAPLVDVVTAAGLPGLAWVVRAGATIAVVGVLLSLVAGVGRTTLAMARRRDLPGALAAVHQVHQVPHRAELAVAAVVIVVVLLGDVRDAIGFSSCTVLVYYAITNAAALTLGRDADRRLPVRVLAGLGLVGCLLLAVNLPFGSVVAGFGVLAAGVVGYLALGARRRPE; encoded by the coding sequence GTGGGTCAACTGGCGCGGCGGCTCGGCGTACCCGATGCGGTTGTCATCGGGTTGGGCTCGATGCTCGGCGCGGGCGTCTTCGTGGTCTTCGGCCCGGCCGCCGCGGCGGCCGGCGGCGCCGGGCTGCTGCCCGCACTGCTGCTTGCCGGGTTCATCGCCTACTGCAACGCGACGAGTTCGGCCCGGCTGGCGGCCCGCTACCCGGAGTCCGGCGGCACCTACGTCTACGGCCGGGAACGCCTCGGGCCGCTCGCGGGCTTCGTGGCCGGCTGGGGGTTCGTGGTCGGCAAGACGGCGAGCTGCGCGGCGATGGCGTTGACAATCGGGGCGTACCTGTGGCCGGGGCAGGCCCGTCTCGTCGCCGTCGGCGCGGTGCTCGCGGTGACCGCCGTGAACCTGCGCGGCATCGGCAAGACGGCCACCGCCACGAAGGTGCTGGTCGCTGTGGTGCTCGCGGTGCTGGCACTGGTGGCTGTCGTCGGCGTCAGTGGAGGCGGTCTGGATCTGGACCGGCTCGGTGACTCCGGCGGGTCGAGTCGGGGCGTGCTCACCGCCGCCGGGCTGCTGTTCTTCGGGTTCGCCGGGTACGCACGGATCGCCACGCTCGGCGAGGAGGTCCGCGACCCGCGGCGGACCATTCCCCGCGCGGTGCCGCTGGCGCTCGGCGCGGTGCTCGCTATCTACCTTGTGCTGGCAGTGGTCACGCTCGGCGTGCTCGGCGCCGACCGGCTTGCCGACTCCGCAGCGCCCCTTGTCGACGTCGTGACGGCCGCCGGACTGCCCGGACTTGCCTGGGTGGTCCGCGCCGGGGCGACCATCGCGGTCGTCGGCGTGCTGCTGTCCCTGGTCGCCGGTGTCGGACGGACCACCCTCGCGATGGCCCGCCGCCGCGACCTGCCCGGGGCGCTTGCCGCCGTGCACCAGGTGCACCAGGTGCCGCACCGCGCCGAACTGGCAGTGGCCGCCGTGGTGATCGTGGTGGTGCTGCTCGGCGACGTACGCGACGCGATCGGCTTCTCCAGTTGCACGGTGCTGGTCTACTACGCGATCACCAACGCCGCGGCGCTGACCCTGGGCCGGGACGCGGACCGGCGACTGCCAGTCCGCGTCCTCGCCGGCCTGGGGCTTGTCGGCTGCCTGCTGCTCGCGGTCAACTTGCCGTTTGGCAGCGTCGTGGCGGGCTTCGGGGTGCTCGCCGCCGGTGTCGTCGGGTACCTGGCGCTTGGTGCCCGCCGCCGACCGGAGTAG
- a CDS encoding phosphatase PAP2 family protein, producing the protein MRLRPVRPAGWWFDALLLAGLVGLTVALAADQLFGLDRAVADWADGHRPAVAYWVARVFNLLGQGTPLTLIAAGLGVLLAVRLRSVRPLLPPVVGFVLTYLTIGPLKVWTARAAPSASVKEPFLPPEQTLPLFHDDLPVRFAQSYPSGHVANAIVWYGVIALLLAPLARTFGRQLPTRLVTVIRVVPPLVVLTTTTYLGWHWLTDSVAGLLLGLLLDRLLHRVPWDGLPLPGRLREWDRPFTSYP; encoded by the coding sequence CTGCGGTTGCGCCCCGTCCGGCCGGCCGGCTGGTGGTTCGACGCCCTGCTGCTGGCCGGATTGGTCGGGCTGACCGTCGCGCTCGCCGCCGACCAGCTTTTCGGGCTGGACCGGGCGGTCGCCGACTGGGCCGACGGGCACCGGCCGGCTGTCGCGTACTGGGTGGCGCGGGTGTTCAACCTGCTCGGCCAGGGCACGCCGCTGACCCTGATCGCCGCCGGGCTGGGTGTGTTGCTGGCCGTCCGGCTCCGCTCGGTACGCCCCCTGCTGCCGCCCGTCGTCGGGTTCGTGCTGACGTACCTGACGATCGGTCCACTCAAGGTGTGGACCGCCCGCGCCGCGCCGAGCGCCAGCGTCAAGGAGCCGTTCCTGCCTCCCGAGCAGACGCTGCCCCTGTTCCACGACGACCTGCCGGTCCGGTTCGCCCAGTCCTACCCGTCGGGCCACGTCGCCAACGCCATCGTCTGGTACGGCGTCATCGCGCTGCTGCTCGCCCCGCTCGCGCGCACCTTCGGCCGGCAGCTCCCGACCCGGTTGGTCACAGTGATCCGGGTGGTGCCGCCGCTTGTCGTCCTCACCACCACCACCTACCTGGGCTGGCACTGGCTTACCGACTCGGTGGCCGGGCTGCTGCTCGGGCTGCTGCTGGACCGGCTGCTGCACCGGGTGCCCTGGGATGGTCTGCCGCTCCCCGGGCGGCTACGCGAATGGGACCGGCCGTTCACCTCGTACCCCTAA
- a CDS encoding DUF4032 domain-containing protein — MLVPVRITSALVDPALLDLPWSTPLEEWPAQHLVALPQGISRHIVRFVRLGDYVYAFKETRERIAEREYDLLRALERIDFPSVEAVAVVADRQTDDGEPLESVLITRHLQFSLPYRALFSHTLRPETMSRLLDALAALIVRMHLTGFFWGDCSLSNTLFRRDAGAFAAYLVDAETGALHNSLSNGQRGEDLEIARVNIFGEALDLQAAGLLHESIDPEVVCEEVVQRYERLWHEITYEQAIEREARHDIEGRIRRLNELGFDVAEVAMSTIEGGRYLVRPKVVDAGYHTRRLLRLTGLDAEENQARKLLNDLDAYRAESDLIDEQQAAHRWLTEVFEPVVRAVPAHLRRKLEPQELFAQIIEHKWLLSEQAGRDVGMRHAVQSYLADVLVHRPDEQAVLGVEVPTAG, encoded by the coding sequence ATGCTTGTGCCCGTGCGGATCACCTCTGCCCTCGTCGATCCGGCGCTGCTCGACCTGCCCTGGTCGACACCGCTGGAGGAGTGGCCTGCCCAGCACCTGGTGGCCCTGCCGCAGGGCATCTCGCGGCACATCGTCCGGTTCGTCCGGCTCGGCGACTACGTGTACGCGTTCAAGGAGACCCGCGAGCGGATCGCCGAGCGGGAGTACGACCTGCTGCGGGCGCTGGAGCGGATCGACTTCCCGTCGGTGGAGGCGGTGGCGGTGGTCGCCGACCGGCAGACCGACGACGGGGAGCCCCTCGAATCGGTGCTGATCACTCGGCACCTTCAGTTCTCCCTGCCGTACCGGGCGCTCTTCTCGCACACCCTGCGCCCGGAGACGATGAGCCGGTTGTTGGACGCGCTCGCAGCCCTGATCGTGCGGATGCACCTGACCGGCTTCTTCTGGGGCGACTGCTCGCTGTCGAACACGCTGTTCCGCCGGGACGCTGGCGCGTTCGCCGCCTACCTGGTGGACGCGGAGACGGGCGCCCTGCACAACTCGCTCTCCAACGGTCAGCGCGGCGAGGACCTGGAGATCGCCCGGGTGAACATCTTCGGCGAGGCGCTCGACCTTCAGGCCGCCGGCCTGCTGCACGAGTCCATCGACCCGGAGGTGGTCTGCGAGGAGGTCGTGCAGCGCTACGAACGGCTCTGGCACGAGATCACCTACGAGCAGGCGATCGAGCGGGAGGCCCGGCACGACATCGAGGGCCGCATCCGCCGCCTCAACGAGCTGGGCTTCGACGTGGCCGAGGTCGCCATGTCGACGATCGAGGGCGGGCGCTACCTGGTCCGCCCGAAGGTCGTCGACGCCGGCTACCACACCCGGCGGCTGCTGCGCCTCACCGGCTTGGACGCCGAGGAGAACCAGGCCCGCAAGTTGCTCAACGACCTGGACGCCTACCGGGCGGAGAGCGACCTGATCGACGAGCAGCAGGCGGCACACCGCTGGCTCACCGAGGTCTTCGAGCCGGTGGTCCGGGCCGTGCCCGCGCACCTACGCCGCAAGCTGGAGCCGCAGGAGCTGTTCGCGCAGATCATCGAGCACAAGTGGCTGCTCTCCGAGCAGGCCGGCCGGGACGTCGGGATGCGCCACGCCGTCCAGTCGTACCTGGCCGACGTGCTTGTGCACCGCCCCGACGAGCAGGCAGTCCTCGGCGTCGAGGTCCCCACCGCAGGCTGA